One genomic segment of Solibacillus isronensis includes these proteins:
- the adh gene encoding aldehyde dehydrogenase, with amino-acid sequence MAAVYQNPNTDGALVNFKERYDNFIGGKWTPPVKGEYFDNITPVTGKVFTQVARSTEEDIELALDAAHAAKDAWGKTSATERSNILLKIADRMEQNLEMLAVAETWDNGKAVRETLNADLPLGIDHFRYFAGALRAQEGSLSQIDENTVAYHFHEPIGVVGQIIPWNFPLLMAVWKLAPALAAGNCVVLKPAEQTPASILVLVELIEDLLPPGVLNVVNGFGLEAGKPLASNPRIGKIAFTGETTTGRLIMQYASQNLIPVTLELGGKSPNIFFEDIMDADDAFLDKAVEGFVLFALNQGEVCTCPSRALIQESIYEKFMERVLKRVEAIKTGNPLDTDTMMGAQASSEQMEKIQSYLQIGKEEGAECLIGGEKNDLGGDYAEGYYIKPTVFKGHNKMRIFQEEIFGPVVAVTTFKTKEEALEIANDTLYGLGSGVWTRDMNTAYRFGRGIQAGRVWTNCYHAYPAHAAFGGYKMSGVGRENHKMMLSHYQQTKNLLVSYDENRLGFF; translated from the coding sequence ATGGCAGCAGTGTATCAAAATCCAAACACGGATGGCGCATTAGTAAATTTCAAGGAGCGTTACGACAACTTTATCGGTGGTAAATGGACACCGCCAGTAAAAGGGGAGTACTTCGACAATATTACCCCTGTAACTGGTAAAGTATTTACCCAAGTGGCGCGTTCTACGGAAGAAGATATCGAGCTTGCTTTAGATGCAGCACATGCAGCAAAGGATGCCTGGGGTAAGACATCAGCAACTGAGCGCTCGAATATTTTACTTAAAATTGCAGATCGTATGGAACAAAATTTAGAAATGCTGGCCGTTGCAGAAACATGGGATAACGGTAAGGCAGTACGTGAAACATTGAATGCAGATTTACCTTTGGGCATTGATCACTTCCGCTACTTTGCGGGTGCTTTACGCGCACAGGAAGGGTCTCTTAGTCAGATTGATGAAAATACAGTGGCATATCACTTCCATGAGCCGATCGGTGTAGTTGGGCAAATTATTCCATGGAACTTCCCGTTATTGATGGCTGTCTGGAAATTGGCACCTGCTTTAGCTGCAGGAAACTGTGTCGTATTAAAGCCGGCTGAGCAAACACCAGCATCCATTTTAGTGCTTGTTGAGCTGATTGAAGATTTACTCCCGCCAGGTGTGCTGAATGTTGTGAATGGCTTCGGTTTAGAAGCAGGAAAGCCGTTAGCTTCAAATCCGCGCATTGGTAAAATTGCGTTTACCGGTGAGACGACGACAGGTCGCCTTATTATGCAATATGCATCACAAAATCTAATTCCGGTTACTCTTGAATTGGGCGGTAAATCACCGAACATTTTCTTTGAAGATATTATGGATGCAGACGATGCATTCTTGGATAAAGCAGTGGAAGGCTTCGTATTATTTGCTTTAAACCAAGGCGAAGTATGTACATGTCCTTCTCGTGCACTTATTCAGGAGTCGATTTACGAGAAATTTATGGAGCGCGTATTAAAGCGTGTAGAAGCAATTAAAACAGGTAACCCTTTAGATACAGATACAATGATGGGTGCTCAAGCATCATCAGAACAAATGGAGAAAATCCAATCTTATTTACAAATCGGTAAAGAAGAGGGCGCGGAATGCTTAATCGGCGGCGAGAAAAATGATTTAGGCGGCGACTATGCAGAAGGCTACTATATTAAACCGACTGTATTTAAAGGTCATAATAAAATGCGTATTTTCCAAGAGGAAATCTTCGGTCCGGTTGTTGCTGTAACAACATTTAAAACGAAAGAAGAAGCTTTGGAAATCGCAAATGATACATTATACGGATTGGGATCAGGTGTTTGGACACGTGATATGAATACCGCTTACCGCTTCGGCCGCGGCATTCAGGCAGGACGTGTATGGACGAACTGCTACCATGCATATCCGGCACATGCGGCGTTTGGCGGCTACAAGATGAGTGGTGTAGGACGCGAAAACCATAAAATGATGTTAAGCCACTATCAACAAACGAAAAACCTTTTAGTAAGCTATGATGAAAACCGCTTAGGCTTCTTCTAA
- the rluF gene encoding 23S rRNA pseudouridine(2604) synthase RluF, translating to MRINKFLAETGIVSRRGADKWVEDGRVKINGVVATNGSQVETGDEVLVDGKPVKRQEELVYIVLNKPVGITSTTEKHIEGNVVDFINHPLRIFHIGRLDKDSEGLLLLTNDGDIVNEILRAENHHEKEYVVQVDKPITDQFIRDMSSGVEILDTTTLPCRVEKVSSKVFKIILEQGLNRQIRRMCSALGYSVQRLQRIRIMNIHIGNLKVGQWRDLTDKERNELFQLLSYTPKQ from the coding sequence ATGAGAATCAATAAATTTTTAGCAGAAACAGGCATCGTGTCCCGTCGCGGTGCAGATAAATGGGTAGAAGACGGCCGTGTAAAAATTAATGGGGTTGTTGCGACAAACGGCAGCCAAGTTGAAACAGGCGATGAAGTATTAGTTGATGGCAAGCCTGTAAAAAGACAGGAAGAATTAGTCTACATTGTACTGAACAAGCCTGTTGGAATTACGAGTACAACGGAAAAGCATATCGAAGGAAATGTTGTGGATTTTATAAACCACCCGCTCCGTATTTTCCATATCGGACGACTGGATAAGGATTCAGAAGGATTACTGCTTCTTACGAATGATGGAGATATCGTCAACGAAATTTTACGAGCAGAAAACCACCATGAAAAGGAATATGTTGTGCAGGTAGACAAGCCGATTACCGATCAATTTATTCGTGACATGAGCTCGGGCGTGGAAATTTTAGATACAACGACATTACCTTGCCGAGTAGAAAAGGTTTCCTCAAAAGTATTTAAAATTATTTTAGAGCAAGGATTAAATCGTCAAATTCGCCGTATGTGTTCTGCTCTTGGCTATTCTGTACAGCGATTACAGCGCATTCGTATTATGAATATTCATATCGGGAATTTAAAAGTCGGACAGTGGCGTGACCTTACAGATAAAGAAAGAAATGAACTGTTCCAATTACTGAGCTACACACCAAAGCAATAA
- a CDS encoding DUF6904 family protein: protein MLTIKPTENLTGLTVSGDYWDLDDIIHAIYEVIGEEKRYFHYEGVRQRLLSFCLKMRQASKGEHHIDFVPNGMNKETKKKMNAIIPERNIYYGVNFLLPELVFAALALNDFISLYKQTINNSEWSIAVTSVRKFQALVADAIASFMTKEHYAAFLTRLHTKSPLFHQYATQYVDILNLEYLSLTKEERATHITSFALRFLTEDETYKVLIQQLLGVTSISKQSFHEVELTFKYPEEDTIVW from the coding sequence ATGCTGACAATTAAACCAACTGAAAACTTAACAGGATTAACGGTAAGTGGAGATTATTGGGATTTAGATGATATTATTCATGCAATTTATGAAGTGATTGGGGAAGAAAAGCGCTACTTTCATTATGAGGGTGTAAGACAGCGCTTATTATCATTTTGTTTGAAAATGCGCCAGGCTTCCAAAGGTGAACACCATATTGATTTCGTGCCAAATGGTATGAATAAAGAGACGAAAAAGAAAATGAATGCCATTATCCCTGAGCGAAATATTTATTACGGGGTAAATTTTTTATTACCTGAGCTTGTTTTTGCAGCACTGGCATTAAATGATTTCATTTCTCTTTATAAACAGACTATTAATAATTCAGAGTGGAGCATCGCTGTTACATCGGTTCGTAAATTCCAAGCACTTGTTGCTGACGCGATCGCCTCTTTCATGACAAAGGAGCATTACGCAGCATTTTTAACGAGGCTTCATACAAAATCACCTTTGTTCCATCAGTATGCAACACAGTATGTTGATATTTTAAATTTGGAGTATTTATCATTAACTAAAGAGGAACGTGCAACACATATTACATCGTTTGCTTTACGCTTTTTAACAGAGGATGAGACGTATAAAGTACTCATTCAGCAGCTTTTAGGGGTGACAAGTATTTCAAAGCAATCTTTCCATGAAGTCGAGCTTACATTTAAATATCCAGAAGAGGATACAATCGTTTGGTAG
- a CDS encoding ABC transporter ATP-binding protein, which yields MLIINDIDVFYGNIQALKGISLEVKEGEIVTLIGANGAGKSTLLKTISGLLKPKRGSIEYLGAAIDGKPAQSIVKAGISHVPEGRRVFSNMTVEENLELGAYLRNDKEAIKKDLNHVFELFPRLLERRKQLSGTLSGGEQQMLAMGRALMAKPKLIIMDEPSMGLAPLMVKNIFNIIEMVNKEGVTVLLVEQNAHMALSVAHRAYVLETGKIVLTGSAKELQESDEVRAAYLGGL from the coding sequence ATGCTAATAATCAATGATATCGATGTTTTCTATGGTAATATCCAAGCATTAAAAGGAATCTCCCTCGAAGTAAAAGAAGGTGAAATTGTTACACTGATTGGTGCCAATGGAGCAGGGAAAAGCACATTACTAAAAACAATTTCAGGTTTACTGAAACCAAAGCGCGGTTCAATTGAATATTTAGGTGCGGCAATTGATGGAAAGCCGGCACAATCGATTGTAAAGGCAGGAATCTCACATGTACCTGAAGGTCGTCGTGTATTCTCAAATATGACAGTGGAAGAAAATCTGGAATTGGGTGCCTATTTACGAAATGACAAAGAGGCTATAAAAAAGGATTTAAATCATGTATTTGAATTATTCCCTCGTCTGTTAGAACGACGCAAGCAGCTTTCAGGTACGTTGTCAGGCGGTGAACAGCAGATGCTTGCGATGGGCCGGGCTCTAATGGCTAAGCCAAAGCTGATTATCATGGATGAGCCATCAATGGGTCTTGCTCCGCTCATGGTAAAAAACATCTTCAACATTATCGAAATGGTCAACAAAGAAGGCGTGACCGTACTGCTTGTAGAGCAAAATGCACATATGGCATTATCCGTTGCCCACCGTGCCTATGTTTTGGAAACAGGCAAAATCGTACTGACAGGTTCAGCAAAAGAACTACAGGAAAGCGATGAAGTAAGAGCCGCTTATTTAGGCGGATTATAA
- a CDS encoding ABC transporter ATP-binding protein gives MSSALLKVEKLGIQFGGLKAVQNVEMHLNQGELIGLIGPNGAGKTTTFNMLTGVYTPTEGTILFNGKAIGGLDPYKVTRQGISRTFQNIRLFKELSVLDNVKVANHGLAKHNLVSSIFRLPSHFSGEEKMEQESLAFLKIFGLDVYRDELAKNLPYGMQRRLEIARALAAAPKLLLLDEPAAGMNAKETHDLMELIAFIRKEFDLTILLIEHDMNLVMGICERIYVLDHGQLIADGTPEEIRSNPKVIEAYLGEEVTE, from the coding sequence ATGAGCAGTGCACTTCTAAAAGTAGAAAAGCTAGGTATTCAGTTTGGGGGTTTAAAGGCTGTTCAAAATGTAGAAATGCATTTGAATCAAGGAGAGTTGATAGGTTTAATCGGCCCGAATGGCGCAGGGAAAACAACCACATTTAATATGCTGACAGGGGTATATACACCAACGGAAGGGACAATTCTATTCAACGGAAAAGCAATTGGCGGCCTGGATCCATATAAGGTGACACGCCAAGGTATTAGCCGGACATTCCAAAATATTCGCCTATTTAAAGAGTTATCTGTACTGGATAATGTAAAGGTCGCTAACCATGGATTGGCAAAACATAATTTAGTTTCAAGCATTTTCCGTTTACCGAGTCACTTTAGTGGCGAAGAGAAAATGGAACAGGAGTCCTTGGCATTCTTGAAAATTTTTGGACTTGATGTATACCGGGATGAGCTTGCGAAAAACTTGCCTTACGGAATGCAGCGTCGCCTGGAAATTGCCCGGGCATTGGCTGCTGCACCAAAGCTATTATTGCTGGATGAGCCTGCAGCCGGAATGAATGCAAAGGAAACACATGATTTAATGGAGCTTATCGCCTTCATTCGGAAAGAATTTGATTTAACAATTTTATTAATCGAACATGATATGAACTTAGTTATGGGTATTTGCGAACGGATTTACGTGCTTGACCACGGACAATTAATTGCTGATGGGACACCTGAAGAAATACGTTCAAACCCTAAAGTAATTGAAGCGTACTTAGGTGAGGAGGTTACAGAATAA
- a CDS encoding branched-chain amino acid ABC transporter permease — MKKSKIFWGYAVLALVIYAVVQLLISNGVIQFYYQNMFIAMCINVILAVSLHVIIGVTGQFSIGHAGFLAVGAYISAICTMKFGMPFITAILIGAIVAALAGLLVGIPSLRLKGDYLAIATLGFAEIIRIVFVNTDYVGGAAGLQVAHQSTWTYAFFATFITILVISNFTNSRHGRACISIREDEIAADAMGINTTYYKVVAFAIGSFFAGVAGAIYAHNYYIIQPTAFGFLKSFDILIFVVLGGLGSLSGSVIAAVLLTFVSTYLQDFPETRMIIYSLILILVMLYRPTGLLGSKEITAYFKFGKKGGTRV; from the coding sequence ATGAAAAAATCGAAAATCTTTTGGGGTTATGCCGTCCTAGCACTTGTGATTTATGCAGTTGTTCAATTATTGATTTCCAACGGTGTTATCCAGTTCTACTATCAAAACATGTTCATCGCAATGTGTATTAATGTTATTTTGGCGGTAAGTTTACATGTCATTATCGGGGTTACAGGTCAGTTCTCAATAGGGCATGCAGGTTTCCTGGCTGTCGGAGCTTACATATCGGCTATTTGTACAATGAAATTTGGCATGCCATTTATCACAGCCATTTTAATTGGCGCTATTGTCGCAGCACTTGCCGGATTGCTTGTAGGAATTCCTTCACTTCGTTTAAAAGGCGACTACTTGGCGATTGCTACGCTAGGGTTTGCTGAAATTATTCGAATTGTATTTGTGAATACGGACTATGTAGGTGGTGCAGCAGGCTTGCAAGTTGCCCATCAGTCAACATGGACATATGCATTTTTTGCGACATTCATTACAATTCTCGTCATCTCGAACTTTACGAATTCACGGCATGGTCGTGCGTGTATTTCCATACGTGAAGATGAAATTGCGGCTGACGCAATGGGCATTAACACAACCTATTACAAAGTTGTCGCATTTGCAATCGGTTCGTTCTTCGCTGGAGTGGCGGGTGCTATCTATGCACATAACTATTATATTATTCAGCCGACAGCATTCGGGTTTTTAAAGTCATTTGATATTTTAATATTCGTCGTATTGGGCGGTTTGGGCAGCTTATCCGGTTCTGTAATTGCTGCGGTATTGCTAACATTCGTTTCTACGTATTTACAGGACTTCCCGGAAACGCGGATGATCATTTACTCACTGATTTTAATATTAGTTATGCTTTATCGACCTACAGGTTTATTAGGTTCAAAAGAAATCACAGCATACTTCAAGTTTGGTAAAAAAGGAGGTACTCGCGTATGA
- a CDS encoding branched-chain amino acid ABC transporter permease, giving the protein MEWIQQLVNGISLGSIYALIALGYTMVYGIIKLINFAHGDVFMLGAFIGFYAIARWEMNVFLALIIAMILCAVIGVIIERVAYKRLRNATRIAALITAIGVSLLIEYTVIFFRGPSPEAYPNVFTTKNIEIFGAQISTLAIFILSVSIFLMILLQFIVHKTKIGKAMRAVSHDADAARLMGINVDNTISATFAIGSALAGAAGVIFGIYYTRIDPLMGIMPGIKAFIAAVLGGIGIIPGAMVGGLVLGVVETVVSALGYSLWRDAAAFVILILILILRPAGIFGKNTREKV; this is encoded by the coding sequence ATGGAATGGATCCAACAATTAGTGAATGGTATTTCGCTAGGTAGTATTTATGCACTAATCGCACTAGGCTATACGATGGTATACGGAATTATTAAGCTCATCAACTTTGCCCATGGTGATGTTTTCATGCTTGGTGCTTTTATCGGCTTTTATGCCATTGCACGTTGGGAAATGAATGTCTTTTTAGCCCTTATTATCGCGATGATATTATGTGCTGTCATTGGAGTAATAATCGAGCGTGTCGCTTATAAACGACTGCGTAATGCAACTCGGATCGCAGCCCTTATTACGGCAATTGGTGTCTCACTGTTAATCGAGTATACGGTAATTTTCTTTAGAGGCCCTTCTCCAGAGGCGTATCCGAATGTATTTACAACGAAGAATATTGAAATTTTCGGTGCACAGATCAGTACACTGGCGATATTCATCTTATCTGTTTCGATTTTCTTAATGATCTTATTACAATTCATTGTTCATAAAACAAAAATCGGTAAGGCGATGCGCGCCGTATCCCATGATGCAGATGCAGCTCGCTTAATGGGCATTAACGTAGATAATACAATTTCAGCCACATTCGCAATTGGTTCTGCACTGGCAGGAGCTGCGGGCGTAATTTTTGGTATTTACTATACACGTATCGATCCGCTAATGGGGATTATGCCTGGTATTAAAGCATTCATTGCCGCTGTTTTAGGTGGTATTGGTATTATTCCGGGAGCAATGGTAGGCGGTCTTGTACTAGGGGTTGTTGAAACAGTTGTTTCGGCACTCGGATATTCATTATGGCGAGATGCAGCCGCATTTGTCATCCTGATTTTAATTCTAATATTACGTCCAGCGGGTATTTTCGGTAAAAATACGCGCGAGAAAGTGTAG
- a CDS encoding ABC transporter substrate-binding protein gives MTNHKKTKKYGSLFMATALLTGVLAGCGDDTSSSSGSGGGGSNAAGDTIKIGANLELSGAVASYGSSINDGAKLAIEEINAAGGIDGKKLEYIPVDNKSETAEATSAAMKLAEQEKVVAMLAPATSGNSVATVQIASQHKVPMVTGSGTAPNVTVNDDGTVNEYAFRTCFIDPFQGTVAANFATNELQAKNVAIFADNASDYAKGLAASFKETISANGGSVVAEEAYVAKDVDFKSQLTNIKGKNPDFIFIPGYYEEVGIIVKQARELGITVPLMGADGWDSPTLIELAGADALNNTFITNHYSSEDPDSKIQDFVTAFNDEYSKSPNAFHALGYDSIYFIVDAIKRVDGDITGEAIQKQLAATKDLSLVTGTFTVDENHNPVKSATVLEFVDGKQQFNSKVNP, from the coding sequence ATGACAAATCACAAAAAGACAAAAAAGTATGGTTCATTATTCATGGCAACAGCTTTATTAACAGGGGTGTTAGCTGGATGCGGTGATGATACCTCTAGTTCTTCAGGATCAGGTGGTGGCGGCAGTAATGCAGCAGGCGACACAATTAAAATCGGAGCCAACTTAGAATTATCAGGTGCTGTAGCTTCATACGGATCATCGATTAATGATGGAGCAAAATTGGCGATTGAAGAAATTAATGCAGCAGGCGGTATAGATGGAAAAAAACTGGAGTACATTCCAGTCGACAATAAATCAGAAACTGCGGAAGCAACTTCTGCTGCCATGAAATTAGCAGAACAGGAAAAAGTAGTGGCAATGTTAGCGCCGGCTACTTCAGGGAACTCCGTTGCAACAGTACAAATCGCAAGTCAGCATAAAGTTCCGATGGTGACAGGGTCAGGTACTGCACCAAATGTAACAGTAAACGATGACGGAACAGTAAATGAATATGCATTCCGTACTTGTTTCATCGACCCATTCCAAGGGACGGTAGCAGCAAATTTTGCGACAAATGAACTACAAGCTAAAAATGTGGCAATTTTCGCGGATAATGCTTCAGATTACGCAAAAGGTTTAGCCGCATCATTTAAGGAAACTATTTCTGCAAATGGTGGTTCGGTAGTCGCAGAAGAGGCGTATGTTGCAAAGGACGTAGACTTTAAATCTCAATTAACTAATATTAAAGGGAAAAATCCTGATTTCATTTTCATCCCTGGCTACTATGAAGAAGTAGGGATTATCGTAAAACAAGCACGTGAATTAGGTATTACCGTTCCGTTAATGGGTGCTGATGGTTGGGACTCGCCAACACTAATTGAATTAGCGGGTGCTGATGCGTTAAATAATACATTTATTACTAACCACTACTCATCTGAAGATCCGGATTCAAAGATTCAGGACTTCGTTACAGCATTTAATGATGAGTACAGCAAATCACCGAATGCTTTCCATGCACTAGGTTATGATTCGATTTACTTTATCGTTGATGCGATTAAGCGTGTAGATGGAGACATTACAGGCGAAGCAATTCAAAAGCAGCTTGCAGCAACGAAAGATTTAAGCTTAGTAACAGGTACTTTCACAGTTGACGAAAACCACAACCCAGTAAAATCAGCAACAGTTCTAGAATTCGTAGACGGCAAACAACAGTTCAACTCTAAAGTTAATCCTTAA
- a CDS encoding class I SAM-dependent methyltransferase — MNEQQYDHMLNIQTTGYQYGFPKLAKYHRYEPTPYSGLEQLFECYELPANPRFLDIGCGKGRVPIYIYHRFHIPVIGIEMDQKFFTEAEHNAEQYLKKVKKKQAPIQFLNIIAETYEITKHDNVFFFFNPFSIHVFREFIKHVMDSIMSYPRMVDIILYYPSPDYMDYLQQEQSLHCYLDIKLRHEKNENERIVVFRIPEK, encoded by the coding sequence ATGAACGAACAGCAATATGATCATATGCTAAACATCCAAACGACCGGTTATCAATACGGTTTTCCTAAATTAGCAAAGTACCATCGCTATGAACCAACACCATACAGCGGACTGGAGCAATTATTCGAATGCTACGAACTGCCAGCTAATCCACGTTTTCTAGATATCGGCTGCGGGAAAGGGCGAGTGCCTATTTATATATATCATCGCTTCCATATTCCCGTTATAGGTATTGAAATGGATCAGAAGTTTTTTACGGAAGCCGAGCATAATGCAGAGCAGTATTTAAAAAAAGTAAAGAAGAAGCAAGCACCGATTCAATTTTTGAATATCATTGCCGAAACATATGAAATTACAAAGCACGATAATGTCTTTTTCTTCTTCAACCCCTTCTCAATACATGTGTTTCGTGAGTTTATAAAGCATGTTATGGACTCCATCATGTCATATCCGCGCATGGTAGATATTATTTTATATTATCCATCCCCTGACTATATGGATTATTTACAACAAGAGCAGTCACTTCATTGCTATTTAGATATAAAATTACGACATGAAAAAAATGAAAATGAACGTATCGTCGTTTTTCGGATTCCGGAGAAATAA
- a CDS encoding methylated-DNA--[protein]-cysteine S-methyltransferase, with amino-acid sequence MYKLDYVSPIGVIEIAGSEHFIASVLFAEREEILNFPTNDTPQLLLDCRIELEEYFKGQRKDFSVLYKLQGTMFQTSVWQALTTVPYGKTASYKEIAQQIANEKAVRAVGMTNSKNVISIIVPCHRVIGQNGKLTGYAGGLWRKQWLLEHELKYSFNLN; translated from the coding sequence ATGTATAAATTAGATTATGTTTCACCAATAGGTGTTATTGAAATTGCAGGAAGCGAACATTTTATAGCATCGGTATTATTTGCAGAGCGAGAAGAAATTCTAAACTTCCCAACTAATGATACCCCTCAGCTTTTATTAGACTGCAGAATAGAACTGGAAGAATATTTTAAAGGCCAACGTAAAGATTTTTCGGTACTTTATAAATTACAGGGAACAATGTTTCAAACATCAGTATGGCAAGCATTAACAACCGTTCCTTACGGGAAAACCGCTTCTTATAAAGAAATTGCCCAACAAATTGCAAATGAAAAGGCGGTCCGCGCTGTTGGGATGACAAATAGCAAAAATGTCATAAGTATTATCGTTCCATGCCACCGGGTTATCGGTCAAAATGGAAAACTTACAGGGTATGCAGGCGGTTTATGGAGAAAACAGTGGTTACTTGAACATGAGCTTAAATACAGCTTCAATTTAAATTAA
- the mqo gene encoding malate dehydrogenase (quinone): MSNKHIKSDVILIGAGIMSATLGTMLKELAPDWKIKVFENLAKAGEESSHELNNAGTGHAALCELNYTSEKKDGTIDITKAINVNTQFQDSLQFWTHLVNTKQIEKPEEFIMPLPHMSMVQGASNVEYLKKRHAAMTANPLFEGMEFSDDPDTLKQWIPLIMNERTSSEPIAATKIDSGTDVNFGALTRTLISNLQKQDVDVNYNHNVLDVKRLKDGSWEVKVHNKENSKVEYHTAKFVFLGAGGGSLELLQKSGIPESKHIGGFPISGLFLVCNNEEVVNQHHAKVYGKAAVGAPPMSVPHLDTRYIDGKKSLLFGPFAGFSPKFLKTGSNMDLFASIKPHNLLTLLACGVKEMSLSKYLVSQLVLSKEARMEELRQFIPTAKSDDWEISVAGQRVQVIKDTDAGKGTLQFGTEVVTAHDGSIAALLGASPGASTAVSVMLKVINQCFPEEMKAWEPKIKEMIPSYGENLVENTELLKEVHETTTKALGLNKA, translated from the coding sequence ATGAGTAACAAGCATATCAAATCAGACGTTATCTTAATTGGTGCCGGAATTATGAGTGCTACTTTAGGTACAATGCTTAAAGAATTAGCACCGGATTGGAAGATCAAAGTATTTGAGAACTTAGCTAAAGCTGGTGAAGAAAGCTCTCACGAATTAAACAATGCCGGAACTGGGCATGCCGCTTTATGTGAGCTTAACTACACAAGCGAGAAAAAAGACGGAACAATCGATATTACTAAAGCGATTAACGTTAACACACAATTCCAAGATTCACTACAATTTTGGACACACTTAGTTAACACAAAGCAAATCGAGAAACCGGAAGAATTCATTATGCCACTGCCACATATGAGTATGGTACAAGGTGCTAGCAATGTCGAGTATCTTAAAAAGCGTCATGCAGCAATGACAGCGAACCCATTATTCGAAGGTATGGAATTCTCAGATGATCCTGATACACTTAAACAATGGATTCCTTTAATTATGAATGAACGTACTTCAAGTGAACCAATTGCTGCAACAAAAATCGATTCTGGTACGGATGTTAACTTCGGGGCGTTAACTCGTACGTTAATCTCGAACTTACAAAAGCAAGATGTAGATGTAAACTACAACCATAATGTTTTAGATGTTAAACGTTTAAAAGATGGTTCTTGGGAAGTAAAAGTTCATAACAAAGAAAACAGTAAAGTTGAATATCACACTGCGAAATTTGTATTCCTTGGAGCTGGTGGTGGTAGCCTTGAGTTACTACAAAAATCTGGTATCCCTGAATCAAAACATATCGGTGGATTCCCGATCTCTGGTTTATTCTTAGTTTGTAACAATGAAGAAGTAGTGAACCAACACCATGCGAAAGTATATGGTAAAGCAGCGGTTGGTGCACCACCGATGTCAGTACCACACTTGGATACTCGTTATATCGATGGTAAAAAATCATTATTATTCGGACCATTTGCAGGCTTCTCTCCGAAGTTCTTAAAAACAGGTTCAAATATGGATTTATTTGCTTCAATTAAACCACATAACTTATTGACATTACTTGCTTGTGGTGTGAAAGAAATGTCATTGAGCAAATATCTAGTTTCTCAATTAGTTCTTTCAAAAGAAGCACGTATGGAGGAATTACGTCAATTCATTCCTACTGCTAAGTCAGATGACTGGGAAATCAGTGTTGCAGGTCAACGTGTTCAAGTTATTAAGGACACAGACGCTGGTAAAGGTACACTACAATTCGGTACTGAAGTTGTAACTGCACATGACGGTTCTATTGCAGCATTATTAGGTGCATCTCCAGGTGCTTCTACAGCTGTATCTGTTATGTTAAAAGTAATCAACCAATGCTTCCCAGAAGAAATGAAAGCTTGGGAGCCTAAGATTAAGGAAATGATTCCATCTTACGGTGAAAACTTAGTTGAAAATACAGAACTTCTAAAAGAAGTACATGAAACAACAACGAAAGCTTTAGGTTTAAACAAAGCATAA